In Bacteroidota bacterium, a single window of DNA contains:
- a CDS encoding T9SS type A sorting domain-containing protein, protein MKRLFILLITVFQVAAIIAQTGWRTGEMEIRVYYKDVATIHQIDELNLNGDFYPDHAILYVIPKELDRIEELGLPYSILKKDLNAYYKDFWSRNRDAYHSYQEIVDLADSLATHFPSICKKILYGTSLEGRELGALKISDNVETDEPEAEVMFDGGIHGDEIGGPENVIRFARQLCTEYGSDPDITFLIDNREIWLYYMVNPDGRENMSRYNANGVDCNRDWGFMWDEEGYSSMPFGEVETRALRTCVFENQFVVHTTYHSGTEYISCPWSYRYEAPPDADHILHLAGIYSSESGYANLEYGQGSSGMYVINGATKDGNYGTMGSVSWSMEISMSKQPPASQIMMYYNYNLPSMLAMIEYAGYGIEGIVTNAITGDPVQAIIFVDDLYPVYTDSTAGDYHKYILPGTYNVKVIASGYETQEVSDIVIQELSSTIVNFQLVPLDTPRQYAYNIPVCVIPGNNYDDEGNIPAIFGEPDNIYYSLGRNGHVIIDMQKPLQDKPGNDIKVFEGDISQEGYDFFAGQTLDGPWTLLGTGEGTTEFDFFPASVAQARYFKIVDDGNGATTGNDAGFDLDAVSDLDHVWGVFIVMFSAEVDDSGGNSNGRIDPEETVDLLITIGNTGNVNANNVSATLSTTSQYITINQGTASYGTLQQGQSTTQPFNVTADASTPAGTVAEFTLSVVANSGMYSTSFDMEFVIGQLPVLVADLDQNHNSGPVMASIIQGLGIPVDLLTSIPSDPGLYKCIFISLGTYSNNHELTVSEGQALANYLNNNGRLYMEGGDTWSYDDQTAVHPMFGINGIHDGYNDLGLILGQDGSFADDMVFSYTGDNFYIDRLEIASGANDAFQLFRNQVPTYCNSIANDPGGYKTVGSSFEFGGLQDGQSTKEELMIEILEFFGGILTGTEEYNKQEYLSSIITYPNPFQGNATISFFLKEKTQVTTEIFNLNGQLMEVICNQMMDAGYHRINWHAGTGTGEGVYFYRITAGSSVENGKIICIH, encoded by the coding sequence ATGAAGCGCTTGTTTATCCTCCTGATTACTGTATTCCAGGTTGCAGCAATAATAGCCCAAACCGGTTGGAGAACCGGTGAAATGGAAATCCGGGTTTATTACAAAGATGTCGCTACTATCCATCAAATCGACGAATTGAATTTAAATGGTGATTTTTATCCTGATCATGCCATTTTATATGTTATCCCAAAAGAGCTGGATAGAATAGAAGAACTGGGATTGCCCTACTCCATCCTGAAAAAAGACCTGAATGCTTACTACAAAGATTTTTGGTCACGAAATCGAGATGCCTATCATTCCTATCAGGAAATCGTTGACCTTGCTGACAGTCTGGCCACACATTTCCCATCAATATGCAAGAAAATACTTTATGGAACCAGTCTGGAAGGAAGAGAGCTGGGTGCTCTTAAAATCAGTGACAACGTTGAGACTGATGAACCTGAAGCCGAAGTAATGTTCGATGGCGGGATCCACGGTGATGAAATCGGAGGCCCCGAAAATGTGATCCGTTTTGCCAGGCAGTTATGTACTGAATACGGTTCAGACCCCGACATTACTTTTCTGATCGACAACAGGGAGATCTGGTTGTATTACATGGTTAATCCCGACGGAAGAGAAAATATGTCGAGATATAATGCTAACGGTGTAGATTGTAACCGCGACTGGGGTTTTATGTGGGATGAGGAAGGCTATAGCTCAATGCCTTTCGGAGAAGTGGAAACTCGTGCCCTTAGAACATGCGTTTTCGAAAACCAGTTTGTTGTTCACACTACATATCATAGCGGCACTGAATACATATCCTGTCCATGGAGCTACCGTTACGAGGCTCCACCCGACGCTGACCATATTCTTCATTTAGCCGGTATTTATTCGTCAGAATCCGGATATGCCAATCTGGAATACGGACAAGGCAGCAGCGGTATGTATGTCATCAATGGGGCAACCAAGGATGGCAATTACGGAACCATGGGCTCAGTCAGCTGGTCGATGGAGATTTCCATGAGCAAACAGCCTCCCGCTTCACAGATCATGATGTACTATAATTACAACCTGCCTTCCATGCTGGCTATGATTGAGTATGCCGGATATGGAATTGAAGGTATCGTTACCAATGCCATTACCGGTGACCCTGTTCAGGCTATCATATTTGTTGATGATCTTTACCCTGTGTATACAGATTCCACTGCCGGGGATTATCATAAATACATTTTACCAGGAACCTATAACGTAAAAGTCATTGCAAGTGGCTATGAAACACAGGAAGTAAGCGATATTGTAATACAGGAGCTTTCCTCAACCATAGTCAATTTCCAACTTGTACCCCTCGATACACCCAGGCAATATGCCTACAACATTCCTGTTTGCGTCATCCCTGGTAACAACTATGACGATGAGGGGAACATTCCTGCAATCTTCGGAGAACCTGACAACATCTATTACTCCCTCGGCCGCAACGGTCACGTCATCATTGATATGCAAAAACCCTTACAGGATAAACCAGGAAACGATATTAAAGTATTTGAAGGGGATATTTCCCAGGAAGGTTATGACTTCTTTGCAGGACAAACCCTTGATGGCCCCTGGACACTTCTGGGTACCGGCGAGGGAACCACGGAATTCGATTTTTTTCCTGCAAGTGTGGCACAGGCAAGATATTTTAAAATCGTTGATGATGGTAACGGAGCCACTACAGGAAACGATGCCGGATTTGATCTGGATGCTGTAAGCGATTTGGATCATGTTTGGGGTGTTTTCATTGTTATGTTTTCCGCGGAAGTAGATGACTCGGGTGGCAACAGTAACGGCCGCATCGACCCGGAGGAAACTGTCGATTTGCTTATAACTATAGGTAATACAGGTAACGTAAACGCAAACAATGTAAGTGCCACTCTTTCAACCACCTCACAATACATCACTATTAACCAGGGAACTGCCTCCTATGGCACCCTTCAACAGGGACAATCTACTACCCAGCCCTTCAATGTCACTGCAGATGCTTCCACTCCAGCCGGAACCGTCGCAGAATTCACACTTTCCGTAGTCGCAAACAGCGGAATGTATTCCACTTCCTTCGATATGGAATTCGTGATCGGACAATTGCCTGTACTGGTCGCCGATCTCGACCAAAACCATAATTCAGGCCCAGTTATGGCGTCAATAATTCAAGGACTGGGCATACCCGTGGATCTGCTAACCTCCATCCCGTCAGATCCAGGCTTGTATAAATGCATTTTTATTTCACTCGGAACCTATTCAAACAATCATGAACTTACTGTATCCGAAGGACAAGCCCTTGCTAACTATCTGAATAACAATGGCAGACTTTACATGGAGGGTGGTGATACCTGGTCATATGATGACCAAACAGCTGTTCATCCTATGTTTGGTATAAATGGCATTCACGATGGCTATAATGATTTGGGATTGATCCTTGGTCAGGATGGCAGTTTCGCCGATGATATGGTTTTTTCATACACAGGTGATAATTTCTACATCGACAGGCTGGAGATAGCTTCCGGTGCAAATGATGCTTTCCAGTTGTTCAGGAACCAGGTCCCGACTTACTGCAACAGCATAGCCAATGATCCCGGAGGTTATAAAACAGTGGGATCTTCCTTTGAATTCGGAGGATTGCAGGATGGTCAGTCAACCAAGGAGGAACTGATGATTGAAATCCTGGAATTTTTTGGAGGTATACTCACAGGTACAGAAGAATATAACAAACAGGAATATCTTTCATCCATTATAACATATCCAAATCCTTTTCAGGGTAACGCAACCATTAGCTTTTTCCTGAAAGAAAAAACCCAGGTCACAACAGAAATCTTTAATCTTAACGGTCAGTTAATGGAGGTAATCTGCAACCAAATGATGGATGCAGGATATCATAGAATTAACTGGCATGCCGGCACCGGAACGGGAGAGGGTGTTTACTTCTACCGCATTACGGCCGGATCATCTGTTGAAAATGGTAAAATTATCTGTATACATTGA
- the buk gene encoding butyrate kinase — MDSQLIITINPGSTSTKIAVFEEDKPIFEKNIKHSTSELESFHRITDQFDFRKDIITKELKKAGINFENVVAIVGRGGLVRPIESGVYAVNRSMIDDLKESARGEHASNLGGLIAYALLKECPGSKAYIANPVVVDELDEIARISGHPLFPRKSVFHALNQKATARRHAKAIGKKYEDINLIVAHLGGGISVGAHRRGRVIDVNQAIGGEGPFSPERAGTLPVIDVVKACFSGKYTEEEMTKMLIGKGGLAAYLDTNNAMEVEDRVKKGDKKATLIYEAMAYQVAKIIGEMYTVLKGDVDNILITGGIAYDKWFVEKIRERVHKLAPCAIYPGENEMEALAMNGLRAINDPSIVKEY; from the coding sequence ATGGATTCTCAACTTATTATCACTATCAATCCAGGATCAACATCCACCAAAATTGCAGTCTTTGAAGAAGATAAACCCATCTTTGAAAAAAACATCAAACACAGCACATCTGAACTTGAATCCTTTCATCGTATAACAGATCAGTTTGATTTCAGAAAAGATATTATTACAAAGGAATTAAAAAAGGCCGGCATCAATTTCGAAAATGTAGTTGCCATTGTCGGAAGAGGAGGCCTGGTGCGTCCTATTGAATCTGGTGTTTATGCGGTTAACCGGTCCATGATCGATGATCTTAAGGAAAGTGCCCGTGGAGAACATGCAAGTAACCTTGGAGGATTAATTGCTTATGCCCTCCTGAAAGAATGTCCAGGTAGCAAAGCATATATTGCCAACCCCGTAGTAGTTGACGAACTGGATGAGATAGCCAGGATCAGCGGTCATCCTCTATTCCCCAGGAAATCCGTTTTCCATGCATTGAACCAGAAAGCCACAGCCAGAAGGCATGCCAAGGCCATAGGTAAAAAATATGAGGATATCAACCTGATCGTTGCCCATCTTGGCGGAGGAATCAGCGTTGGGGCTCATCGCAGGGGGCGGGTGATTGACGTAAACCAGGCAATTGGCGGGGAAGGCCCGTTCTCTCCCGAGCGGGCAGGAACACTCCCCGTAATTGATGTGGTTAAAGCCTGTTTCAGTGGGAAATATACCGAAGAAGAAATGACCAAAATGCTCATCGGCAAAGGAGGCCTGGCCGCTTACCTCGATACAAACAATGCCATGGAGGTAGAAGACAGAGTGAAAAAAGGTGATAAAAAAGCTACTCTTATCTATGAAGCCATGGCCTACCAGGTCGCTAAGATCATTGGAGAAATGTATACCGTTCTTAAAGGTGATGTGGATAACATCCTTATCACCGGAGGAATCGCTTATGATAAGTGGTTCGTGGAAAAAATCAGGGAAAGAGTTCATAAACTTGCCCCTTGCGCGATCTATCCCGGAGAAAATGAAATGGAAGCTCTGGCCATGAATGGACTACGGGCAATCAACGATCCTTCTATCGTCAAAGAATATTGA
- a CDS encoding bifunctional enoyl-CoA hydratase/phosphate acetyltransferase — MLSKLSELREIVKKSPKKKLVVAAAQDEHCLEAVMAATEMKVIDPILIGDKIIIEDIAKQKKVNLSKATIIDEPNLNQAVAKAVKLVHFGEADILMKGKVGTATLLKGVLNKEWGLRKSDILSHIALFEVPAYHHKLIALTDVAMNIAPDLNAKVQIINNAIEFLNKLGIAEPKIAVLGAVELVNEMMPATMDAALLSKMADRGQIPNCLIDGPLAFDNAISAESAKHKGIRSAVAGDADLLLLPDIEAGNVLYKAFVFFANAKVAACVLGATAPIVLTSRSDSEESKLDSIILAAATQ; from the coding sequence ATGTTAAGTAAATTATCGGAATTGCGGGAAATCGTTAAGAAATCTCCAAAGAAAAAGCTGGTGGTTGCCGCCGCTCAGGATGAACATTGTTTGGAAGCCGTAATGGCTGCCACAGAAATGAAAGTTATAGATCCTATTCTAATAGGGGATAAAATAATTATTGAAGACATTGCCAAACAAAAGAAAGTCAACCTTTCGAAAGCCACCATCATTGATGAGCCCAATCTTAACCAGGCGGTGGCAAAAGCGGTAAAGCTGGTTCACTTCGGTGAAGCTGACATCCTGATGAAAGGAAAAGTCGGAACCGCTACTTTGCTCAAAGGAGTTTTAAATAAAGAATGGGGACTGAGGAAAAGTGATATTCTATCCCATATTGCCCTGTTTGAAGTACCCGCCTATCACCACAAGCTTATCGCACTTACCGATGTAGCCATGAACATCGCTCCTGACCTCAATGCAAAGGTTCAGATTATCAACAACGCCATAGAGTTTTTAAACAAACTTGGAATTGCAGAGCCAAAAATTGCTGTATTGGGTGCTGTGGAACTCGTCAACGAAATGATGCCTGCCACTATGGATGCTGCTTTGCTTTCGAAAATGGCCGACCGTGGTCAGATTCCGAATTGCCTGATCGACGGCCCGCTTGCCTTTGATAACGCTATCTCCGCCGAAAGCGCCAAGCATAAAGGAATCCGAAGCGCAGTTGCAGGGGATGCTGATCTGTTGCTTTTGCCTGATATCGAGGCGGGTAATGTACTTTACAAAGCATTTGTTTTCTTTGCCAATGCAAAGGTCGCTGCGTGTGTACTTGGAGCCACTGCACCTATCGTTTTAACTTCAAGGTCAGATTCTGAAGAATCCAAACTTGACAGCATCATCCTTGCTGCAGCTACTCAATAA